A genomic region of Roseofilum casamattae BLCC-M143 contains the following coding sequences:
- a CDS encoding ion channel: MAWTHYHWSDLYHCLLSIEWWQFFGVIFLIYFIANALFACAYLIGGNGIANAEPGSFTDAFLFSVQTMATIGYGAMYPTTFYANVLVTLEALFGLLGFAVATGLLFARFSKPTARVLFSKVAAIAPYNGVPTLMFRIANQRNNWIVEAQVRVTVLLPQEETKEGHNLRRIVDLDLVRSQNPFLVLSWMIMHPIDERSPFFKYGMTAEDIAEWKPETIVSLTGLDETVSQTIHARYWYHPEDIECDAIFVNVVSMDENGTRCIDYTQFHDTKPL, from the coding sequence ATGGCGTGGACCCATTATCACTGGAGCGACCTCTATCATTGCTTGCTTTCCATAGAATGGTGGCAGTTTTTCGGGGTGATTTTTCTCATCTATTTTATTGCCAATGCTCTGTTTGCTTGCGCTTATTTAATTGGTGGAAATGGTATTGCCAATGCGGAACCGGGATCGTTTACGGATGCCTTTTTGTTTAGCGTACAAACTATGGCAACGATTGGTTACGGCGCTATGTATCCGACGACGTTTTATGCCAATGTGTTGGTGACATTGGAAGCCTTGTTCGGGTTATTGGGATTTGCGGTAGCGACGGGGTTGTTGTTTGCTCGGTTCTCGAAACCAACGGCGCGAGTGTTGTTTAGTAAAGTGGCGGCGATCGCGCCGTATAATGGGGTACCGACGTTGATGTTTCGCATTGCCAATCAGCGGAATAATTGGATTGTGGAAGCGCAAGTGCGGGTGACGGTGTTATTACCGCAGGAGGAGACGAAAGAAGGTCATAATTTGCGCCGGATTGTGGATTTAGATTTGGTGCGATCGCAAAATCCGTTCTTGGTTCTGAGTTGGATGATTATGCACCCCATTGACGAGCGCAGTCCTTTCTTTAAATATGGCATGACTGCGGAAGATATTGCGGAATGGAAACCGGAAACGATCGTGAGTTTAACCGGACTGGATGAAACCGTTTCGCAAACGATTCACGCGCGCTATTGGTATCATCCCGAAGATATTGAGTGCGATGCTATATTTGTCAATGTGGTCAGTATGGATGAGAACGGAACTCGCTGTATTGATTATACTCAATTTCACGATACTAAACCCTTGTAG
- a CDS encoding CTP synthase, protein MTEFVFVTGGVVSSIGKGILAASLGRLLKSRDYSVSILKLDPYINVDPGTMSPFQHGEVFVTEDGAETDLDLGHYERFTDTSMSRLNSVTQGSIYQAVINKERRGDYQGGTVQVIPHITNEIKERIHRVARNSNPDVLITEIGGTVGDIESQPFLEAIRQFRKEVGRDRAIYIHVTLVPWIPSAGEMKTKPTQHSVKELRSIGIQPDLLVCRCDRPLPDSLKYKVSEFCDVPVECVIPAQDASSIYEVPLRMEEEGLARQVLDLLRLEQRSPQLEQWKILVKSLSNTTRSLEIAIVGKYIRLTDAYLSVIEALRHAASAMDSQVNIRWINAEDLEDNNPHNYLQGIDGLIVPGGFGIRGVDGKINAVEYARSQNIPFLGLCLGMQCSVIEWARNVAELDNAHSAEFDPDTSNPVINLLPEQEDVVDLGGTMRLGLYPCRLLPNTLAAKLYQNEVIYERHRHRYEFNNTYRSQFLETGYIVSGASPDGRLVEIIEYPQHPFFIATQFHPEFQSRPSNPHPLFQGFIVAAQAYHSDEETEARAEVRTMETAILANIG, encoded by the coding sequence ATGACCGAGTTTGTATTTGTTACTGGAGGAGTGGTCTCCAGTATTGGTAAAGGTATTCTGGCTGCGAGTTTGGGACGGTTGCTCAAGTCGCGAGACTATTCCGTATCGATCTTAAAGCTCGATCCCTACATTAATGTCGATCCCGGTACCATGAGTCCGTTTCAACATGGCGAAGTTTTCGTTACTGAAGATGGGGCAGAAACGGATTTGGATTTGGGGCATTACGAGCGCTTTACCGATACTTCGATGTCGCGTCTGAATAGCGTTACTCAAGGTTCGATTTATCAAGCGGTGATTAATAAGGAACGGCGCGGAGACTATCAAGGCGGAACGGTACAAGTTATTCCTCATATTACCAATGAGATTAAAGAACGCATTCATCGCGTGGCTCGTAATTCTAATCCCGATGTATTGATTACTGAAATTGGCGGAACTGTCGGCGATATTGAGTCGCAACCCTTCCTGGAAGCCATTCGTCAGTTTCGCAAAGAGGTGGGACGCGATCGCGCCATTTATATTCACGTCACTTTAGTGCCGTGGATTCCGTCTGCGGGAGAAATGAAAACCAAACCGACGCAACATTCCGTCAAAGAGTTGCGCTCCATTGGCATTCAACCGGACTTGCTCGTCTGTCGTTGCGATCGCCCGTTGCCCGATAGCCTTAAATATAAGGTATCCGAATTCTGCGATGTTCCGGTCGAATGCGTGATTCCCGCCCAAGATGCGAGCAGTATTTACGAAGTTCCTTTGCGCATGGAAGAGGAAGGCTTGGCAAGGCAAGTGTTAGATTTATTACGTCTGGAACAGCGATCGCCGCAACTGGAGCAGTGGAAAATCTTGGTCAAATCCTTGTCGAATACGACTCGTTCTTTGGAAATTGCGATCGTCGGTAAATATATCCGTTTAACCGATGCTTATCTTTCCGTGATTGAAGCTCTGCGTCATGCGGCGAGCGCCATGGACTCCCAAGTGAATATTCGTTGGATTAATGCCGAAGATTTAGAAGATAACAATCCCCATAATTATTTGCAAGGCATCGATGGATTAATTGTTCCCGGAGGATTTGGAATTCGCGGAGTCGATGGTAAAATTAATGCGGTAGAATACGCGCGATCGCAGAATATTCCCTTCCTCGGACTCTGTTTGGGAATGCAATGTTCGGTGATTGAATGGGCAAGGAATGTGGCCGAACTCGACAACGCTCATAGTGCCGAATTCGATCCGGATACCTCCAACCCCGTGATTAATTTGCTCCCCGAACAAGAAGACGTGGTTGACTTGGGCGGAACCATGCGTCTGGGACTCTATCCCTGTCGCCTTCTCCCCAATACTTTAGCCGCCAAACTCTATCAAAATGAAGTAATTTACGAGCGCCATCGCCATCGTTACGAGTTCAATAATACCTATCGCAGTCAGTTCCTAGAAACCGGTTATATCGTCAGTGGTGCTTCTCCCGACGGACGCTTGGTCGAAATTATCGAATATCCCCAGCATCCGTTCTTTATTGCCACCCAATTTCATCCCGAATTTCAATCGCGTCCCAGCAATCCTCACCCATTATTTCAAGGATTTATTGTCGCAGCTCAAGCATACCATAGCGATGAAGAGACGGAAGCACGAGCAGAGGTGAGAACCATGGAAACTGCGATCCTCGCGAACATAGGCTAA
- a CDS encoding NAD(P)/FAD-dependent oxidoreductase, whose translation MTNSTHHQILIIGGGSAGLTVASQLLAANKSLDVAIIEPSEKHYYQPAWTLVGGGVFAAEDTMKPEQECVPSGASWIKAYCQEFNPDNNQVTTRDGAVITYDYLVVCPGIQLDWHLVEGLPETLGKNGVCSNYLYEQAPKTWEIIRNFQGGTAIFTYPNTPIKCAGAPQKIMYLADETFRKNGVRDRSKILYCTAGGGIFGVPAYAKPLMEIVDRKTIDLKVKHNLKAINGERKEATFDVTTDAGVESVTIPYDMIHVTPPMSAPDFIKQSPLAGTEGPAKGWVEVDKFTLQHKRYPNVFSLGDASSLPTSKTAAAVRSEAPVVASNLLLLMDGKSLTANYDGYACCPLVTGYGKVIFAEFDYEKKPTPTFPLDPTQERYSMWLLKRYGLPFLYWNRMIKGKQFERSFLAKKP comes from the coding sequence ATGACTAACTCCACCCATCACCAGATCCTAATTATTGGCGGCGGTTCGGCAGGACTCACCGTTGCCTCTCAACTTTTAGCGGCAAACAAAAGTTTAGATGTTGCCATTATCGAACCCTCGGAGAAGCATTATTATCAGCCAGCTTGGACGTTAGTCGGAGGCGGAGTCTTTGCTGCTGAAGATACGATGAAGCCGGAGCAAGAATGCGTGCCTTCGGGAGCCAGTTGGATTAAAGCTTATTGTCAAGAATTTAATCCCGATAACAACCAAGTGACTACCCGAGATGGGGCAGTTATTACCTATGACTATCTGGTGGTTTGTCCTGGAATTCAACTGGATTGGCATTTAGTTGAAGGACTGCCAGAGACTTTAGGTAAAAATGGAGTCTGTAGTAATTATCTCTACGAGCAAGCACCGAAAACTTGGGAGATTATTCGTAATTTCCAAGGCGGGACAGCGATTTTCACGTATCCGAATACTCCGATTAAATGCGCCGGCGCGCCGCAAAAGATTATGTATTTAGCGGATGAAACGTTTCGCAAAAACGGCGTGCGCGATCGCAGCAAAATCTTATACTGCACCGCAGGCGGCGGTATTTTCGGCGTTCCCGCGTATGCCAAACCCTTGATGGAAATTGTCGATCGCAAAACCATCGATCTGAAGGTAAAACATAATCTGAAAGCCATTAACGGGGAACGGAAAGAAGCAACCTTTGATGTCACCACAGATGCTGGGGTAGAATCAGTTACTATTCCCTACGATATGATTCACGTTACCCCACCCATGAGCGCTCCAGACTTTATTAAACAGAGTCCTTTAGCAGGAACGGAAGGGCCGGCAAAAGGTTGGGTTGAAGTCGATAAGTTTACTCTCCAACACAAGCGCTATCCCAATGTCTTCTCTCTCGGAGATGCCTCCTCTTTACCCACTTCAAAAACAGCGGCAGCAGTTCGTTCCGAAGCTCCCGTAGTCGCGAGTAATTTGCTCTTATTAATGGATGGAAAATCCTTAACTGCCAATTACGATGGCTATGCTTGCTGTCCCTTAGTTACCGGATATGGCAAGGTGATTTTCGCCGAATTTGACTATGAGAAAAAGCCAACCCCAACCTTTCCTCTCGATCCTACTCAAGAGCGCTATAGCATGTGGTTGCTGAAACGCTACGGACTGCCTTTTCTCTATTGGAATCGCATGATTAAAGGAAAACAGTTCGAGCGTTCTTTCCTGGCAAAGAAACCCTAA
- a CDS encoding GAF domain-containing sensor histidine kinase encodes MSAPQSPQSPQSPKSFNSLQQTAYQLASCTDRLFEEIEQQQALAKILDNIRSSFDVRTIFKTTAREIRHLLNADRVALFQFAPDSGYNTGEFVWEDISPEWPSALGFQVDDRWFGSQFVADYIEGKIQTVTNIYETELSNFQLEFLQQFQIKAYLIVPVIQENKLWGLLDIHQCSQPRRWKLNEIDFIRKIANYFAIALQQAGEREQAINRQKSLVKIVGKIQQSFDWSEICQTTTEEVRLLLNVDRAAVFRFNPDWSGDFVFESVASGWNPLVGVSPVIEDTYLMETQGGRYADRESFAVADIYTVGHSDCHIELLEQFQAKAYAIAPIFQGKKLWGLLAVFQNSRSRQWKEDEVELLVQLGDQLAIALQQAEFVAQIQAQSTQLEQMLAEVQQSQLQLVQHEKMASLGQLVAGIAHEINNPVNFIYGNLSHVQTYTNDLLNIGNFYQDYESKSAEEIAEFQEDLEEMELEFIVEDLPKTLASMKLGADRIRDLVLSLRNFSRLDEAEVKAVDLHEGINSTLLILGHRIKSVKEKAAIEIIKDYGNIPCLNCYPAQLNQVFMNLLANALDSLEEKSDRDLFAQDTNPQICIRTRSSDDGAIAITISDNGMGIEEEALSRIFDRFFTTKSLGKGTGLGLALCQDIIIEQHGGTINARSTVGEGAEFEITLPIHQ; translated from the coding sequence ATGTCCGCTCCTCAGTCTCCCCAATCTCCCCAATCTCCCAAGTCATTCAATAGCCTACAACAAACGGCATATCAGCTTGCCTCTTGTACCGATCGCCTGTTCGAGGAAATCGAGCAACAGCAAGCTTTAGCGAAGATCCTGGACAATATTCGATCGTCTTTCGATGTTCGGACAATCTTCAAGACAACCGCTCGCGAGATTCGTCATTTGCTCAATGCCGATCGCGTTGCTCTATTTCAGTTTGCTCCAGACAGTGGATACAATACAGGCGAATTTGTCTGGGAAGATATCAGTCCTGAATGGCCGTCAGCTCTCGGATTTCAAGTTGACGATCGTTGGTTTGGGTCTCAATTTGTGGCAGATTATATCGAAGGAAAAATCCAAACAGTTACCAATATTTATGAGACTGAATTAAGTAACTTTCAGCTTGAATTTTTACAGCAATTTCAAATCAAAGCTTACTTAATTGTTCCCGTGATTCAAGAAAACAAGCTTTGGGGATTATTAGACATTCATCAATGTTCTCAACCCCGTCGATGGAAACTCAACGAAATTGACTTTATCCGAAAAATTGCGAATTATTTTGCTATTGCCTTGCAACAAGCTGGCGAGCGAGAACAAGCGATTAATCGCCAAAAATCTCTCGTCAAAATTGTCGGTAAAATTCAGCAATCATTTGATTGGTCGGAAATTTGCCAAACTACGACGGAAGAAGTTCGTTTACTCCTTAATGTCGATCGCGCTGCTGTGTTTCGTTTTAATCCAGATTGGAGCGGTGATTTTGTCTTTGAGTCCGTTGCTTCTGGATGGAATCCTTTGGTAGGAGTTTCTCCAGTCATTGAAGATACCTATTTAATGGAAACTCAAGGAGGAAGATATGCCGATCGCGAATCGTTTGCGGTAGCTGATATTTACACCGTCGGTCATTCTGACTGTCATATTGAACTATTAGAGCAATTTCAAGCAAAAGCTTATGCGATCGCTCCTATTTTTCAAGGCAAAAAATTGTGGGGATTGCTCGCCGTCTTTCAAAATTCTCGCTCGCGACAGTGGAAAGAAGATGAGGTTGAACTGTTAGTACAACTTGGCGATCAACTGGCGATCGCTCTGCAACAAGCTGAATTTGTTGCCCAAATTCAAGCACAATCAACTCAGTTAGAACAAATGTTGGCAGAAGTTCAACAATCTCAATTACAACTGGTGCAGCATGAAAAGATGGCAAGTTTGGGGCAGTTAGTAGCTGGCATTGCCCACGAGATTAATAATCCGGTTAACTTTATTTATGGAAACTTGTCTCACGTGCAAACCTACACCAACGATCTATTAAATATCGGTAATTTTTATCAAGATTATGAATCGAAATCTGCGGAGGAAATTGCGGAATTCCAAGAAGACCTAGAAGAAATGGAACTGGAGTTTATCGTCGAAGATTTGCCAAAAACACTCGCCTCGATGAAATTAGGAGCCGATCGCATCCGAGATTTAGTCTTATCGTTGCGCAACTTTTCCCGCTTGGACGAAGCAGAAGTGAAAGCCGTCGATCTGCATGAAGGAATCAACAGTACCTTATTGATTTTAGGACATCGGATTAAAAGTGTTAAAGAAAAAGCTGCGATTGAAATCATAAAAGACTATGGGAATATTCCCTGCCTAAACTGCTATCCAGCGCAACTCAATCAAGTGTTCATGAACTTGCTGGCTAATGCTCTAGACTCTCTTGAAGAAAAAAGCGATCGCGATTTATTTGCCCAGGACACTAATCCGCAAATATGCATTAGAACGCGCTCTAGTGACGATGGCGCGATCGCCATTACAATTAGCGATAATGGTATGGGAATAGAAGAGGAAGCGCTCTCCAGGATATTCGATCGCTTCTTTACCACTAAATCTCTTGGAAAAGGCACGGGGTTGGGTTTAGCCTTGTGTCAAGACATTATTATCGAACAACATGGCGGCACAATTAATGCGCGTTCTACAGTCGGTGAAGGGGCTGAATTTGAAATCACCTTACCCATCCACCAATAA
- a CDS encoding cation:proton antiporter, which produces MEGSFEITLLIILTVIAGISAQVLADFLRVPAIVFLLPFGIGLGPDGLGVLQPQLLGIGIETIVALSVALILFEGGLNLELRDLGKVSGSLRNLVTIGTLITLVGGGIGAHFLAEFPWGIAFLYAALVVVTGPTVISPLLKHVKVERPVATLLEGEGVLIDPVGAILAVVVLDIILNGDADPMAIVSGLLLRLGIGGAIGATGGWLLGWFLKRSKFLSEDLKNLVVLAGLLGLFGIAQTIRSESGLMATVVSGIVLRGSALPEERLLRRFKGQLTMLAVSVLFILLAADLSIASIFALGWGSLWTVLLLMFVIRPLNIWVCTWNSDMNWRQKLFLGWIGPRGIVSASVASLFSILLTERGINGGDSIKALVFLTIILTVLCQGLTAGRLASLLQITSMKATGAVIVGISPISRLIARLFEEQGESVVLIDTNAEACQEAEAEGLRVFMSSALNTAVLDEAGLSSMGTFLAMTNNGEVNVVLAQRAVEEFDPPRVYAVFPHESQGATGASTTQKVAPAFVPDIPIKAWNQYVDEGKVKLGATTLRAEGLGFQQAHLQALIRAGELVPILLSREGRLQVMPATEEWRSGDRIIYLLHDPRPALLKRLSGASQATRLSVERLPEVEEIPLSALEPEKLLEIIDS; this is translated from the coding sequence ATGGAAGGATCGTTTGAAATCACCCTACTGATTATCCTCACTGTCATTGCAGGGATTAGCGCCCAAGTGCTGGCAGATTTTTTGCGCGTACCAGCCATTGTTTTTCTCTTGCCCTTTGGAATTGGCTTGGGGCCGGATGGATTGGGGGTGCTCCAGCCGCAGTTGCTGGGTATTGGCATTGAAACTATTGTCGCCCTCTCCGTTGCCCTGATTCTGTTTGAAGGTGGATTGAACCTGGAGTTGCGCGATTTGGGCAAAGTTTCCGGGAGCTTGCGCAATTTGGTGACCATCGGGACGTTAATCACCCTTGTTGGTGGCGGTATCGGGGCCCATTTCCTGGCGGAGTTTCCTTGGGGAATTGCCTTTCTCTATGCTGCTTTGGTGGTGGTCACCGGGCCGACGGTCATTTCTCCGTTGCTGAAGCACGTGAAGGTGGAGCGGCCGGTAGCAACGCTGCTGGAAGGAGAAGGAGTACTCATCGACCCGGTGGGAGCCATCCTCGCCGTTGTCGTCCTGGATATTATTCTGAATGGCGATGCAGACCCCATGGCGATCGTGAGCGGGTTACTATTGCGGTTGGGGATTGGAGGCGCCATTGGAGCGACAGGCGGATGGCTCTTGGGATGGTTCCTCAAGCGGAGTAAGTTTTTATCGGAAGATCTGAAAAATCTGGTCGTTTTGGCTGGGTTATTAGGATTATTTGGCATCGCGCAAACCATTCGCTCCGAGTCCGGACTGATGGCGACGGTAGTTTCCGGAATTGTCTTGCGCGGGTCAGCTCTTCCGGAAGAGCGGTTATTGCGCCGCTTTAAAGGCCAGCTCACCATGTTGGCGGTTTCGGTATTGTTTATTTTACTGGCCGCCGATTTGTCCATTGCCAGTATCTTTGCCCTAGGTTGGGGCAGTTTGTGGACGGTTCTGCTGTTGATGTTCGTTATCCGGCCGCTGAATATTTGGGTGTGTACCTGGAATAGCGACATGAACTGGCGGCAAAAGTTATTTCTCGGTTGGATTGGCCCGAGAGGGATTGTTTCGGCATCGGTAGCATCGTTATTCTCGATTTTGCTCACCGAGCGCGGCATTAATGGGGGAGATTCGATTAAGGCGCTGGTCTTTTTGACGATTATCCTGACGGTGCTCTGTCAGGGATTGACGGCGGGACGGTTAGCCAGTCTGTTGCAGATTACGTCGATGAAGGCAACGGGAGCGGTAATTGTGGGGATTAGCCCTATCAGTCGCTTAATCGCGCGCTTGTTTGAGGAACAAGGGGAGTCGGTGGTGTTGATCGATACGAATGCGGAAGCTTGTCAGGAAGCGGAGGCGGAGGGCTTGCGAGTGTTTATGAGTAGCGCGTTGAATACGGCGGTGCTGGACGAGGCGGGATTGTCTTCCATGGGGACATTTCTGGCGATGACGAATAATGGGGAAGTGAATGTGGTGCTGGCGCAGCGGGCGGTGGAAGAGTTCGACCCGCCACGAGTCTATGCGGTTTTTCCCCATGAGTCTCAGGGGGCTACAGGAGCTAGCACGACTCAGAAGGTTGCCCCTGCCTTTGTTCCCGATATTCCGATTAAGGCCTGGAACCAGTATGTGGATGAGGGTAAGGTGAAGTTGGGAGCGACGACACTGCGCGCTGAGGGTTTAGGTTTTCAACAGGCTCATTTGCAAGCGTTAATTCGCGCGGGAGAGCTGGTGCCGATTTTGCTTTCTCGGGAAGGGCGGTTGCAGGTGATGCCAGCGACGGAAGAATGGCGCAGCGGCGATCGCATTATTTATTTGCTCCACGATCCGCGTCCGGCTTTGCTCAAGCGCCTATCAGGGGCGTCTCAGGCAACGCGCTTGTCGGTGGAGAGGTTGCCGGAGGTGGAGGAGATTCCACTGAGTGCGTTAGAACCGGAAAAGTTGTTGGAAATTATCGATAGCTGA
- a CDS encoding glycoside hydrolase family 10 protein translates to MAKFTDITNHWARAAIEQLSDRNILSGYLDGRFQPDAPLNRAEFAAMLGRAFPRRKKTRHSIKFSDVPPSYWAYGVIRSAYQAGFLSGYPNRRFKPTDKLSRMQALLALANGLNYQPQQPVDLTLNDTFDDAEAIPDYAKSAIAAAAEHNLVVNYPHVKQLRPEAIATRAEITAILAQALQTEDTVSPVPDQYIAKVTLAPPILLTGETRGLWSADPKQLAASAIDRIANFNFNTLYPSVWHRGQTHYPSSVLKRLTQNPTPADDPLAELLPPSRSNRLTVIPWFQGGLRVPSYSPIVEQRPHWITTRADGSSMAGDSEESYVWLNPFHPQVQQFLLDLVVEVVSSYEIDGIQFDSSLSIPLEFGYDRFTTQLYQREHRGQRPPTNPEESTWKQWRCDRLTNLLQRIYWVMKDYKPYCILSLVANLDDPAPLQDWQIWQQDKLLEELIVLPSGDLSSSLDTPLIKLAQYEIPVSVGMATDPTSLEQMKSTVQQIRDRNLAGVIFSAYDTLHEQFERWETEKIFQSLFPEMIERAQTINQ, encoded by the coding sequence ATGGCAAAATTCACCGACATCACCAACCACTGGGCCCGAGCAGCCATCGAACAACTGAGCGATCGCAATATCCTCAGCGGCTATCTCGACGGTCGCTTCCAACCCGATGCCCCGCTGAATCGGGCTGAATTTGCCGCCATGCTCGGTCGCGCCTTCCCTCGCCGCAAAAAAACGCGACATTCGATTAAATTTAGCGACGTGCCCCCTTCTTACTGGGCATATGGGGTCATTCGCAGTGCCTACCAAGCCGGGTTCTTGAGCGGATATCCCAACCGGCGCTTCAAACCCACGGACAAGCTCTCGCGGATGCAAGCCTTGCTCGCCCTCGCTAACGGCCTCAACTACCAACCGCAACAACCGGTAGACCTCACCCTAAACGATACCTTCGACGATGCCGAAGCCATTCCCGACTATGCCAAATCGGCCATCGCTGCCGCCGCCGAACATAACTTGGTGGTAAACTATCCCCACGTTAAACAATTACGTCCCGAAGCGATCGCCACCCGCGCCGAAATTACTGCCATACTCGCACAAGCTCTCCAAACCGAAGATACCGTTTCTCCCGTCCCCGATCAATATATTGCCAAAGTCACTCTCGCTCCGCCAATCCTACTCACGGGAGAAACTCGAGGACTGTGGAGTGCCGATCCCAAACAGCTCGCTGCTAGCGCGATCGATCGGATCGCAAATTTTAACTTCAATACCCTCTATCCCAGCGTTTGGCATCGCGGACAAACCCACTATCCCAGCTCCGTCCTGAAGCGGTTAACCCAGAACCCGACACCTGCCGACGATCCTCTCGCCGAACTGCTCCCTCCCTCGCGCAGCAACCGCCTCACCGTAATTCCCTGGTTCCAAGGAGGTTTGCGCGTCCCCTCCTACTCTCCCATTGTCGAACAGCGCCCTCATTGGATAACCACCCGCGCTGATGGCAGCTCCATGGCCGGTGATAGCGAAGAAAGTTACGTGTGGCTCAATCCGTTTCATCCACAAGTGCAACAGTTTCTGCTCGACCTCGTCGTCGAAGTCGTCAGTTCCTATGAGATTGACGGCATTCAGTTCGACTCCTCCTTGAGCATTCCCCTCGAATTCGGCTACGATCGCTTTACCACCCAGCTCTATCAACGGGAACATCGCGGCCAGCGCCCCCCCACCAATCCCGAAGAGAGCACCTGGAAACAATGGCGTTGCGATCGCCTCACCAACTTATTGCAACGCATCTATTGGGTGATGAAAGACTACAAACCCTATTGCATCCTCAGTTTAGTCGCCAATCTCGACGATCCCGCTCCCTTGCAAGATTGGCAAATTTGGCAACAGGATAAACTGCTCGAAGAACTCATCGTGCTTCCCTCTGGCGATCTCTCATCCAGTCTCGATACTCCCCTCATCAAGCTAGCTCAATACGAAATTCCTGTAAGCGTCGGCATGGCAACAGACCCAACGTCCCTAGAACAAATGAAATCGACCGTGCAACAGATTCGCGATCGCAACCTAGCTGGAGTCATCTTCTCCGCTTACGACACGTTACACGAGCAATTCGAGCGTTGGGAAACTGAAAAGATTTTTCAGAGTCTTTTTCCAGAAATGATCGAACGAGCACAAACCATAAATCAATAG
- a CDS encoding c-type cytochrome, translating to MLVVLLSASLLGVGWYYFGQPDPYVNQVLSLEGDITQGHAIFQMNCAGCHGLEADGRVGPSLLSVSEHKSKRSLIRQVTSGQTPPMPQFQPSPQVMADLLSYLESL from the coding sequence CTGCTTGTGGTTTTACTAAGCGCCAGTCTCCTGGGAGTCGGTTGGTATTATTTCGGTCAGCCTGACCCTTACGTGAATCAAGTTCTGTCTTTGGAAGGAGACATAACTCAGGGCCATGCTATCTTCCAGATGAACTGCGCTGGATGTCACGGACTCGAAGCTGACGGTCGAGTTGGCCCCAGCTTGCTCTCTGTCTCGGAGCATAAGTCAAAACGGAGTTTAATTCGCCAGGTGACTAGCGGTCAAACTCCTCCGATGCCTCAATTTCAACCGAGTCCGCAAGTGATGGCAGATTTGCTCAGCTATTTAGAATCATTATAG
- a CDS encoding 2-keto-4-pentenoate hydratase: MVEFLGQRWLNRIFTGIAIAAFSIAIEPIPVRASTPPIQIAEEDETDRPSIDDAIAGYLNRTPLGAIATNWSLEQAMEWQTQFVRGLIPHLGPIVGYKAALTNPKAQESFGVSHPLRGTLLQQMLLPTGATVPLNFGTRGVFEADLIVRVSDEDINEATTAQQVLASLDAVIPFIELADLAYDPSIPLNGPALIAINAGARLGVVGEPIPLEATAEWEEKLGKIQVTLSNGEGAVLSEGSSAALLGHPLHVVLWLKEDLQKAGIRLKPGDLLSLGTITPLTPVTREMTIRANYLGLGEVSLQFSGAIR; this comes from the coding sequence ATGGTAGAATTCCTCGGGCAACGGTGGTTGAATCGTATTTTTACCGGGATAGCGATCGCCGCATTCTCGATCGCGATCGAGCCAATTCCTGTCAGAGCGAGCACCCCGCCAATTCAAATTGCAGAAGAAGACGAGACAGATCGCCCTTCCATTGACGATGCGATCGCCGGCTATCTCAATCGTACTCCACTTGGTGCGATCGCAACCAACTGGAGTTTAGAACAAGCCATGGAGTGGCAAACTCAGTTCGTGCGGGGTCTCATTCCCCATCTAGGCCCCATCGTCGGCTACAAAGCCGCATTAACCAATCCCAAAGCGCAAGAGAGTTTCGGAGTATCTCATCCCTTGCGCGGTACCCTACTCCAACAGATGTTACTCCCAACCGGAGCAACGGTTCCCCTCAATTTTGGCACGCGCGGAGTCTTTGAAGCCGATCTAATTGTGCGAGTTAGCGACGAAGACATTAATGAAGCAACGACTGCGCAACAAGTACTCGCGAGTCTCGATGCCGTCATTCCCTTTATCGAACTAGCCGATTTGGCTTACGATCCGAGTATTCCCTTAAACGGCCCGGCCTTAATTGCCATTAATGCAGGGGCGCGGTTAGGAGTTGTAGGCGAACCCATTCCTCTCGAAGCGACAGCAGAATGGGAAGAAAAATTAGGAAAAATTCAGGTTACCCTGAGTAATGGCGAAGGAGCAGTTCTCTCCGAAGGCAGCTCGGCAGCATTGTTGGGTCATCCATTGCACGTCGTGTTGTGGCTGAAAGAGGATCTACAGAAAGCAGGAATTCGCCTCAAACCCGGAGATTTACTCTCGTTAGGGACGATTACTCCGTTAACTCCAGTGACACGAGAAATGACAATCCGAGCCAATTATTTAGGATTAGGTGAAGTATCGCTGCAGTTTTCCGGTGCAATCAGATAA